The Flexivirga oryzae genome has a segment encoding these proteins:
- a CDS encoding MFS transporter has protein sequence MSSMTEVPAESAAGRKLTKGTFVACVFAALVAQLGLSMPAVLQGIIQLDLNPSSTQLTWVSDAFLLPVTLLELTFGVLGDMFGRKRLLTVGSSLMVIGTVIAFLTPTGGSHGMKFVYLFGGYGLAGVGAAAMFPTSIAMLAAGTHTVKARSEVFSAWAVALTVGGFGSPVMGGLLARIHHSGGADASWRWAFAGLACFALISTVITVVGATNSSAKEGRALDIPGQILVAIGVFALVYGVIQGAEGDWTSGTVIGCFIAAVIFLVAFVFVERRTEKPLVQLELFSNRAFVVTSIVTLLAMFAYLGTAYATSIRVSAIQGHSPLFTAVAFILLNIMGAVLFPVSPFLLQRYNPGWVLALGAALIGVGDVALCLIPSTHDSLWAIAVPLLAVGAGFKTAVTSITAVSVNSVPTSRAGMASAMTSMLRDFGLSLGPAIVGAVALTKSAYEIAAKVAASPQLQDALKAFNAAPSHATGAKKAELEGAVGAVNSGPLGANGVPAPLNPLKDVAFHALSNGYALGYLICGIAALLAAVLAAVLIGGREHEERFVSTDPEPVDVAQS, from the coding sequence ATGAGTTCGATGACGGAAGTGCCCGCCGAGTCGGCTGCCGGGCGAAAACTGACGAAGGGGACCTTCGTCGCGTGCGTGTTCGCGGCGTTGGTCGCCCAGCTCGGGCTGTCGATGCCCGCGGTGCTGCAAGGCATCATCCAGCTGGACCTGAACCCCTCCTCGACGCAGCTGACCTGGGTGTCCGACGCCTTCTTGTTGCCGGTGACCTTGCTGGAGCTGACCTTCGGCGTGCTCGGCGACATGTTCGGCCGCAAACGGTTGCTGACCGTGGGCTCGTCGCTGATGGTGATCGGCACCGTGATCGCGTTCCTCACGCCGACCGGTGGATCGCACGGCATGAAGTTCGTCTACCTCTTCGGTGGTTACGGTTTGGCCGGTGTCGGTGCGGCCGCGATGTTCCCGACCTCGATCGCCATGCTGGCCGCCGGCACGCACACGGTGAAGGCGCGGTCGGAGGTCTTCTCCGCGTGGGCCGTCGCGTTGACGGTCGGTGGTTTCGGCTCCCCGGTGATGGGTGGCCTGCTGGCTCGCATCCACCACTCGGGCGGCGCGGACGCCAGCTGGCGCTGGGCGTTCGCCGGGCTGGCCTGCTTCGCGCTGATCAGCACCGTGATCACCGTTGTCGGTGCGACGAACTCGAGCGCGAAGGAGGGCCGCGCGCTCGACATACCCGGTCAGATCCTGGTGGCGATCGGCGTGTTCGCGTTGGTGTACGGCGTGATCCAGGGTGCCGAAGGAGACTGGACCTCGGGAACCGTCATCGGCTGCTTCATCGCAGCGGTGATCTTCCTGGTCGCCTTCGTGTTCGTCGAGCGCCGGACCGAGAAGCCGTTGGTGCAACTCGAGCTCTTCTCGAACCGCGCGTTCGTGGTCACCTCGATCGTCACGCTCCTGGCGATGTTCGCCTACCTCGGCACGGCGTACGCGACCAGCATCCGGGTGTCGGCGATCCAGGGCCATTCGCCGCTGTTCACGGCCGTCGCGTTCATCCTGCTGAACATCATGGGTGCCGTGCTGTTTCCGGTCAGCCCGTTCCTGCTGCAGCGGTACAACCCGGGCTGGGTGCTCGCGCTCGGTGCCGCCCTGATCGGCGTCGGTGACGTCGCGTTGTGCCTGATCCCGTCGACGCACGACTCGTTGTGGGCGATCGCGGTGCCGTTGCTCGCAGTCGGCGCCGGTTTCAAGACCGCCGTCACCTCGATCACCGCGGTGTCGGTGAACAGTGTCCCGACGTCCAGGGCCGGTATGGCGAGCGCGATGACGTCGATGCTGCGAGATTTCGGCCTGAGTCTCGGCCCGGCGATCGTCGGTGCGGTCGCGCTGACCAAGTCGGCCTACGAGATCGCCGCCAAGGTGGCCGCCTCGCCGCAGCTGCAGGACGCCCTCAAGGCGTTCAACGCTGCGCCGTCGCACGCGACGGGTGCGAAGAAGGCAGAGCTCGAAGGCGCGGTCGGCGCCGTCAACTCGGGTCCACTCGGAGCCAACGGCGTGCCCGCACCGCTCAACCCACTGAAAGACGTTGCGTTCCATGCCCTTTCGAACGGATACGCACTCGGCTACCTGATCTGTGGCATTGCCGCGCTGCTCGCCGCGGTGCTGGCCGCCGTCCTGATCGGTGGCCGCGAGCACGAGGAGCGCTTCGTGTCGACCGACCCCGAGCCGGTGGACGTCGCGCAGAGCTGA
- a CDS encoding transglutaminase-like domain-containing protein — protein MSTAMPFSVIDHAAHTAYSDPGRFAALLDAVPTDLDEMSAVVRNVIVHYRASDHDLPAKTVSDIHSRWIERTLGIDQQRHPAPLTERREPATKVQGCCRDHTLLSVATLRQHGIPARSRVGFVDYFAPDWHHDHVIPEVWLGDRWVRFDPEVDEPSAALPNPRNIPAGNGFHTAAEVWRGHRAGTLDAETFGVDASVPVARGAWMVRNYVLLEVAHRFGDELLLWDRWGTMTAPGDEGQDATLIDEVAQLLEAADTGDLAAEERLLELYRRDARLHPGDMVLRVDLPSETLVAEPIGPCR, from the coding sequence ATGAGTACCGCCATGCCATTTTCGGTGATCGACCACGCCGCCCACACGGCATACAGCGACCCGGGGCGCTTCGCAGCCCTGCTGGACGCAGTCCCCACCGACCTCGACGAGATGTCGGCCGTCGTCCGGAACGTCATCGTGCACTACCGGGCATCCGATCACGACTTGCCCGCGAAGACCGTCTCGGACATCCACTCCCGCTGGATCGAGCGCACGCTCGGGATCGACCAGCAACGCCACCCGGCGCCGCTCACTGAAAGGCGGGAGCCCGCCACGAAGGTGCAGGGATGCTGCCGTGACCACACACTGCTGAGCGTCGCGACACTGCGCCAGCACGGCATACCCGCGAGGTCCCGGGTCGGGTTCGTCGACTACTTCGCGCCCGACTGGCACCACGACCACGTCATCCCCGAGGTGTGGCTGGGGGACCGGTGGGTCCGCTTCGACCCGGAGGTGGACGAACCGAGCGCGGCGCTGCCGAACCCGCGGAACATCCCGGCCGGCAACGGATTCCACACCGCGGCCGAGGTATGGCGCGGCCATCGCGCAGGCACCCTCGACGCCGAGACGTTCGGCGTCGACGCGTCGGTGCCGGTGGCTCGCGGTGCGTGGATGGTCCGCAACTACGTGCTGCTGGAGGTGGCGCACCGCTTCGGTGACGAACTGCTGCTCTGGGACCGATGGGGGACGATGACCGCGCCGGGCGATGAGGGTCAGGACGCGACCCTCATCGACGAGGTGGCGCAATTGCTCGAAGCCGCGGACACGGGCGACCTGGCTGCAGAGGAACGGCTGCTCGAGCTCTACCGACGCGACGCCCGGCTGCACCCCGGGGACATGGTGCTGCGTGTGGATCTGCCGAGCGAGACCTTGGTCGCCGAGCCGATCGGCCCGTGTCGCTGA
- a CDS encoding MerR family transcriptional regulator, with the protein MKEMTAGEFGRSTGLSPKALRLYADSGLLLPQRIDEHNGYRYYGPEQLGRAERITMLRRAGAPLALVAQVVDADDEHQAADRLTAWWQGHARLHREQEGIVDFLLAELTARQVAAADLVVRQRTMAERTVASITRRALQPELVDCFTEADRAISEHLAAHDATRTAESWVIYHGTVSPDSDGPIEVCVPFDGLVPPTSDISVRVEPAGEELYVEIGSDLCGYPQILQAYSAVVRASLDLPSAGPVRERYISDWDGSAGVEHVADIVQPLAPAQEH; encoded by the coding sequence ATGAAGGAGATGACCGCCGGCGAGTTCGGCCGCAGCACCGGGCTGAGTCCCAAAGCACTGCGGTTGTATGCCGATTCCGGCCTGCTGCTGCCACAGCGGATCGATGAACACAACGGCTACCGCTACTACGGGCCAGAACAACTGGGTCGTGCCGAGCGGATCACCATGCTGCGGCGGGCGGGCGCACCGCTCGCCCTCGTCGCGCAGGTGGTCGACGCCGATGACGAGCACCAGGCGGCAGACCGGTTGACCGCCTGGTGGCAGGGCCACGCGCGACTGCACCGGGAACAGGAGGGCATCGTCGACTTCCTGCTCGCCGAGCTCACCGCGCGGCAGGTCGCCGCGGCGGACCTTGTCGTGCGGCAACGCACCATGGCGGAGCGGACGGTTGCTTCGATCACCCGACGGGCGCTGCAACCGGAGCTGGTCGACTGCTTCACCGAGGCGGATCGGGCGATCTCCGAGCACCTCGCAGCGCACGACGCGACGCGGACGGCGGAGTCCTGGGTGATCTACCACGGCACCGTCAGCCCGGACAGCGACGGCCCGATCGAGGTCTGCGTGCCCTTCGACGGACTGGTGCCGCCGACGAGCGACATCAGCGTGCGGGTGGAGCCGGCAGGCGAGGAGCTGTATGTCGAGATCGGCTCCGACCTGTGCGGCTATCCCCAGATCCTGCAGGCGTATTCGGCGGTCGTGCGTGCATCTCTCGATCTTCCGTCGGCCGGCCCGGTCCGGGAGCGCTACATCTCCGACTGGGACGGCAGCGCGGGCGTCGAACACGTCGCCGACATCGTGCAGCCGCTGGCGCCGGCTCAAGAACACTGA
- a CDS encoding crotonase/enoyl-CoA hydratase family protein, whose translation MSLPTTADLPDTLTVTESGDVAVLTLNRPEKRNALNDETVLGIEHFFTNLPRGVRAVVLAAQGDHFCAGLDLSELSEGDAVTGLQHSRMWHRAFEAIEFGPVPVVAALKGAVVGGGLELAAATHVRVAESTTFYALPEGMRGLFVGGGASVRVPRLMGVARMTDLMLTGRRYDAAEGLAAGLSQYVVEEGAGVDRAIEIARQIAGNATQSNYAIIQALPRIAEANPREGYFMEAMMAAIAQGSDDAKDRMRAFLEGRAPKVTDR comes from the coding sequence GTGTCCCTACCCACCACGGCCGACCTGCCCGATACGTTGACCGTCACCGAGTCCGGTGATGTCGCCGTCCTGACGCTGAACCGCCCGGAGAAGCGCAACGCCCTCAACGACGAGACGGTGCTCGGCATCGAGCACTTCTTCACCAACCTGCCCCGTGGCGTACGGGCGGTCGTGCTGGCCGCCCAGGGCGACCACTTCTGCGCCGGTCTGGACCTGAGCGAGCTGTCCGAAGGCGACGCCGTCACCGGGCTGCAGCACTCACGCATGTGGCACCGCGCCTTCGAGGCCATCGAATTCGGTCCCGTTCCGGTGGTCGCCGCGCTCAAGGGCGCCGTCGTCGGTGGCGGACTGGAGCTCGCGGCCGCGACGCACGTCCGCGTCGCGGAGTCGACGACCTTCTACGCACTGCCCGAGGGCATGCGGGGCCTGTTCGTCGGAGGCGGGGCCTCGGTCCGTGTTCCCCGGCTGATGGGGGTCGCCCGAATGACGGACCTGATGCTCACCGGACGTCGTTACGACGCTGCCGAGGGACTGGCGGCCGGCCTGTCGCAGTACGTGGTCGAGGAGGGAGCCGGGGTCGACCGGGCCATCGAGATCGCCCGACAGATCGCCGGCAACGCAACGCAGAGCAACTACGCGATCATCCAGGCGCTGCCCAGGATCGCCGAGGCGAATCCGCGCGAGGGCTACTTCATGGAGGCGATGATGGCCGCGATCGCCCAGGGCAGCGACGACGCGAAGGATCGGATGCGCGCCTTCCTCGAGGGCCGCGCACCGAAGGTGACCGATCGATGA
- a CDS encoding acetoacetate--CoA ligase, whose product MSTSETTSTTTGPDTGDVVWRPPADVLDTSRVGAFLHWLRDERGIALAGHDELWQWSVDELEQFWAAVWDFFDVTDHGTRGAVLEQRVMPGAKWFTGSLVNYAEQALKGCGDDQAPAVLGRSQTREDVDLSWEQLRDQVGRARRVLRDHGVGPGDRVAGYLPNTPEAVVAFLAAAGLGAIWTSCAIEFGPRSVIDRFGQVEPTILLVAGGYNYGDKRVDRSAQITAIRAELPSVTTVLDIEYGDWRVGDAASWPDELAAVTDPIHAATPVPFDHPLVVLFSSGTTGKPKAIVHGHGGIVLEHLKNHALSWDLGSGDVMLWYSTTAWMMWNALVSGLLVGATVVTLDGNPAHPDLTWQWDLAERTGATLMGASPGFIMACRSAGIDLSGRDLRVRVVGSAGSPLPPEGYGWIRDQLGDHVQLNVGSGGTDVCSGLVQNNPLLPVRAGMISGRGLGVDVHAFDSEGREIIGEPGELVILSPMPSMPVGFWGDDGSRLRATYFDTYPGVWRHGDWIVFEPDGSCVVTGRSDSTLNRGGVRLGTAEFYRVVEELPDISDSLVVHLEDPAGGNGELILFVTTAQPLPADELRARVSGALRSALSPRHVPDAVVEVASIPRNLTGKKLEVPVKRILQGAAASDVVSPDALADPASIDAFVAYAAARTQES is encoded by the coding sequence ATGAGCACCTCCGAAACCACCTCCACCACAACGGGTCCCGACACCGGAGACGTCGTATGGCGACCGCCGGCGGACGTCCTCGACACCAGCCGGGTCGGCGCGTTCCTGCACTGGCTGCGGGATGAGCGAGGCATCGCGCTGGCCGGCCACGACGAGCTGTGGCAGTGGTCCGTGGACGAACTCGAGCAGTTCTGGGCCGCCGTCTGGGACTTCTTCGACGTCACCGATCACGGCACCCGTGGCGCCGTCCTCGAACAACGCGTCATGCCCGGGGCGAAGTGGTTCACCGGGTCCCTGGTCAACTACGCCGAGCAGGCCCTGAAGGGGTGCGGTGACGACCAGGCACCCGCGGTGCTTGGCCGGTCGCAGACGCGCGAGGACGTCGACCTCAGCTGGGAGCAACTGCGTGATCAGGTCGGTCGCGCACGCCGCGTGCTGCGCGACCACGGCGTCGGGCCCGGCGACCGGGTCGCGGGCTACCTGCCCAACACCCCCGAAGCCGTCGTCGCCTTCCTGGCCGCCGCCGGCCTCGGCGCGATCTGGACCAGTTGCGCCATCGAGTTCGGGCCGCGCAGCGTCATCGACCGGTTCGGGCAGGTCGAGCCCACGATCCTGCTGGTGGCCGGTGGCTACAACTACGGCGACAAGCGCGTCGACCGCAGCGCACAGATCACCGCGATCCGTGCTGAGCTTCCCAGCGTCACAACTGTTCTCGACATCGAGTACGGCGACTGGCGGGTCGGGGATGCGGCGTCGTGGCCGGACGAGCTGGCCGCGGTGACCGACCCGATCCACGCGGCGACGCCGGTGCCCTTCGACCATCCGCTCGTCGTGCTCTTCTCGTCCGGGACGACCGGCAAGCCCAAGGCGATCGTGCACGGTCACGGCGGCATCGTCCTGGAACACCTGAAGAACCACGCCCTGTCCTGGGACCTCGGCAGCGGCGACGTGATGCTCTGGTACTCCACGACGGCCTGGATGATGTGGAACGCCCTGGTCTCCGGGCTCCTCGTCGGCGCCACGGTCGTGACGCTGGACGGCAACCCGGCCCACCCGGACCTGACCTGGCAGTGGGACCTGGCCGAGCGGACCGGCGCGACCCTGATGGGTGCCAGCCCCGGTTTCATCATGGCCTGCCGCAGCGCCGGGATCGACCTGTCCGGGCGCGACCTGCGGGTCCGCGTCGTCGGGTCGGCCGGGTCGCCGCTGCCGCCCGAGGGCTACGGCTGGATCCGCGACCAGCTGGGTGACCACGTCCAGCTGAACGTCGGCAGCGGCGGCACGGATGTCTGCAGCGGCCTGGTGCAGAACAACCCGCTGCTGCCGGTGCGTGCCGGCATGATCTCGGGTCGCGGGCTCGGTGTCGACGTGCACGCATTCGACTCCGAAGGTCGCGAAATCATCGGCGAACCGGGCGAACTCGTCATCCTCTCGCCGATGCCGTCGATGCCGGTCGGTTTCTGGGGCGACGACGGGAGCCGGTTGAGGGCGACCTACTTCGACACCTACCCAGGTGTATGGCGACACGGTGACTGGATCGTCTTCGAGCCCGACGGGAGCTGCGTGGTCACCGGCCGCAGCGACTCGACGCTCAACCGCGGCGGGGTCCGGCTCGGGACCGCCGAGTTCTACCGGGTCGTCGAGGAACTGCCGGACATCAGCGACAGCCTCGTGGTGCACCTGGAGGACCCGGCCGGTGGCAACGGAGAGCTCATCCTCTTCGTCACGACGGCACAGCCCCTGCCCGCGGACGAGCTCCGGGCCCGCGTGTCAGGAGCGCTGCGTTCGGCGTTGAGCCCTCGGCACGTGCCCGACGCCGTCGTCGAGGTCGCCTCGATCCCGCGGAACCTGACCGGCAAGAAGCTCGAGGTCCCGGTGAAGCGCATCCTGCAGGGTGCCGCCGCCTCCGACGTCGTCAGCCCCGACGCACTGGCCGACCCGGCTTCGATCGATGCCTTCGTCGCGTATGCCGCGGCACGAACGCAGGAGAGCTGA
- a CDS encoding 3-hydroxyacyl-CoA dehydrogenase NAD-binding domain-containing protein encodes MRTELTEIAVVGAGSIGCSWAALALSRGLTVHLADPSETAREAAADAVTVRLADLRAPRDAAAKLVLHDDAAEAAAAADLVIEAGPERLDLKREMFAALDAAAAPDVLLASSSSGFGPSSFQDGCAHPERVLVAHPFNPPHLIPLVEVVGGEATAETAVEAAFNVLEQLGRRPIRVRAELPGHVVNRLQAALWREAYDLIGRGAISVADLDLAVSNGPGLRWALLGPIATQHLSGGPGGMAHVLEHLGPPMVDWWADLREPELTPELTAQLVSGVRSELAGEDEAVRQRRDAALQELLALKARLGLDAESRGGR; translated from the coding sequence ATGCGCACCGAGCTCACCGAGATCGCCGTCGTCGGCGCCGGATCCATCGGGTGCAGCTGGGCGGCACTCGCGCTCTCCCGCGGCCTCACGGTCCACCTGGCCGACCCGTCCGAGACGGCACGAGAGGCCGCCGCCGACGCGGTGACCGTGCGACTCGCCGATCTGCGCGCTCCCCGCGACGCGGCAGCGAAACTCGTCCTGCACGACGATGCGGCCGAGGCGGCAGCAGCAGCGGACCTGGTGATCGAGGCCGGCCCCGAACGACTCGACCTGAAGCGCGAGATGTTCGCCGCCCTCGACGCCGCTGCGGCACCCGATGTCCTGTTGGCAAGCAGCAGTTCGGGTTTCGGCCCCAGCAGCTTCCAGGACGGGTGCGCGCATCCCGAGCGGGTGCTGGTCGCTCACCCGTTCAACCCGCCGCACCTGATCCCGCTCGTCGAGGTCGTCGGCGGCGAAGCCACCGCAGAGACGGCGGTGGAGGCTGCGTTCAATGTCCTGGAGCAACTGGGTCGGCGACCCATCCGGGTCCGCGCCGAGTTGCCCGGGCACGTCGTCAACCGGCTGCAGGCCGCCTTGTGGCGCGAGGCCTACGACCTCATCGGCCGCGGCGCGATCAGTGTCGCCGACCTCGACCTGGCCGTCTCCAACGGTCCCGGCCTGCGGTGGGCGCTACTCGGGCCCATCGCCACCCAGCACCTGTCCGGCGGACCGGGCGGGATGGCGCATGTGCTGGAGCATCTCGGCCCGCCGATGGTCGACTGGTGGGCCGACCTGCGGGAGCCGGAGCTCACCCCGGAGCTCACCGCGCAGCTCGTGTCGGGTGTCCGGTCCGAGCTCGCCGGCGAGGACGAAGCGGTCCGGCAGCGCCGGGACGCGGCACTGCAGGAGTTGCTGGCCCTCAAGGCTCGGCTCGGACTGGACGCCGAGAGCAGAGGTGGCCGATGA
- a CDS encoding acyl-CoA synthetase — MNDQGLGSWPRRRARMTPYKAALVQDGRRMSYRQLDLTSTRLAHGLRARGVGPGDRVAFLGLNSIELVTAMFATASLGAVFVPLNTRLAAPELRYVLDNSEPATVICEDTLATSDVAAMLDEIGVSTYIFSRNAGDGLRALEADDESPLDDSVGHDDLFMIQYTSGTSGRPKGVQLTHGNVIWNVMNLMVDVDLGSEEVALVTAPLFHTAALNQVLFPTILKGGTALLEARFDPDRALDLIESEGVTLLFGVTSMYLALSDAQRFGGADLTTLRSALSGGAPIPEALLRVWLDRGLMIVQGYGLTEASPGSTMLRAADGIRKLGSAGTACFFTDVRVVDGAGDPVTGEPGEVQVSGPNVTPGYWRDPATTDRAFSDSWLHTGDLATVDEEGYLRIVGRLKDMYISGGENVYPAEVESALYEHPDVIEAAVIGIPDPTWGEVGRAFVVAAPGSSLDQDGLIAHLDGRLARYKLPKSVVFLDDLPHNASGKLMKSQLREVNP; from the coding sequence ATGAACGATCAGGGGCTCGGTTCCTGGCCGCGTCGCCGCGCGCGGATGACACCCTACAAGGCCGCCCTGGTGCAGGACGGGCGCCGGATGAGCTACCGGCAACTCGACCTGACCAGCACCCGCCTGGCACACGGTCTGCGTGCCCGCGGGGTCGGCCCTGGTGACCGGGTCGCCTTCCTCGGGCTGAACTCGATCGAGCTGGTGACCGCGATGTTCGCCACCGCGTCGCTGGGCGCAGTCTTCGTGCCGCTCAACACGCGGTTGGCGGCGCCGGAGCTGCGGTACGTGCTGGACAACAGCGAGCCGGCGACGGTGATCTGCGAGGACACCCTCGCCACCTCGGACGTCGCCGCGATGCTCGACGAGATCGGCGTGTCGACATACATTTTCAGCCGGAACGCAGGCGACGGGCTGCGCGCCCTCGAGGCCGACGACGAATCGCCGCTCGACGACTCCGTCGGTCACGACGACCTGTTCATGATCCAGTACACCTCGGGCACCAGCGGACGACCCAAGGGTGTCCAGCTCACCCACGGGAACGTCATCTGGAACGTCATGAACCTCATGGTCGACGTCGATCTGGGCAGTGAGGAGGTTGCCCTGGTCACCGCTCCCCTGTTTCACACGGCGGCCCTGAACCAGGTCCTTTTCCCGACCATTCTCAAGGGCGGGACGGCCCTGCTCGAGGCCCGCTTCGACCCGGACCGGGCTCTTGATCTGATCGAGTCCGAAGGCGTGACACTGCTTTTCGGCGTTACCTCGATGTACCTCGCCCTGTCCGACGCGCAACGTTTCGGTGGCGCCGATCTGACGACGTTGCGCTCCGCGCTCAGCGGCGGCGCGCCGATCCCCGAAGCACTGCTGCGCGTCTGGCTCGACCGCGGTCTGATGATCGTGCAGGGCTACGGCCTCACCGAGGCGTCGCCGGGCAGCACCATGCTGCGTGCGGCCGACGGCATCCGCAAGCTCGGATCCGCAGGAACCGCATGCTTCTTCACCGATGTCCGCGTCGTCGACGGCGCCGGCGACCCAGTCACCGGCGAGCCGGGCGAGGTCCAGGTCAGCGGCCCGAACGTCACGCCCGGGTACTGGCGCGACCCGGCCACCACCGACCGTGCCTTCTCCGACTCCTGGTTGCACACCGGCGACCTCGCGACGGTCGACGAGGAGGGTTACCTGCGCATCGTCGGACGGCTCAAGGACATGTACATCTCCGGCGGCGAGAACGTCTACCCCGCCGAGGTCGAGAGTGCGTTGTACGAGCACCCAGACGTGATCGAGGCAGCGGTGATCGGCATACCGGACCCCACCTGGGGGGAGGTCGGGCGGGCATTCGTGGTCGCAGCGCCCGGCTCGTCCCTCGATCAGGACGGGCTCATCGCGCACCTGGACGGACGGCTGGCGCGCTACAAGCTGCCCAAGTCCGTGGTGTTCCTTGACGACCTGCCACACAACGCGTCTGGAAAATTGATGAAATCCCAGCTCCGAGAGGTAAATCCGTGA
- a CDS encoding amidohydrolase family protein: protein MTIYRPAIDLGAITALDVHVHVEADDHGHFSLDQELLDASAAYFKGDAPRTPTVADLAERYRRAGMAAVVFTVDATTATGHPALSSEDIAQQAAQHADVLIPFGSVDPLQGDAAVQRARRLVEEHGVRGFKFHPSLQGFSPDDEAYRPLWATLEELGVPALFHTGQNGIGAGLPGGRGLKLRYSNPLLLDDVAADFPQLTVILAHPSVPWQAEAISMATHKANIFIDLSGWRPKYFPKELVHAAGRMLRHKVLFGSDYPLLTPERWIEDFEQLGLDPAVLPGILKGNAGRVLGLT, encoded by the coding sequence GTGACCATCTACCGGCCAGCGATCGATCTCGGGGCGATCACCGCCCTCGACGTCCACGTGCATGTCGAGGCCGACGACCACGGGCACTTCTCCCTGGACCAGGAGTTGCTCGACGCCTCCGCGGCATACTTCAAGGGCGACGCACCGCGCACCCCGACCGTCGCGGACCTCGCCGAGCGCTATCGGCGAGCGGGTATGGCGGCAGTCGTCTTCACCGTCGACGCGACGACCGCGACGGGGCATCCCGCGCTGTCCAGTGAGGACATCGCACAGCAGGCGGCGCAGCACGCGGATGTGCTGATCCCGTTCGGTTCCGTCGATCCGCTGCAGGGTGACGCGGCCGTCCAGCGAGCTCGCCGCCTGGTGGAGGAGCACGGGGTGCGGGGGTTCAAGTTCCACCCGTCGCTGCAGGGCTTCTCCCCCGACGACGAGGCGTACCGGCCGCTCTGGGCGACGTTGGAGGAGCTGGGTGTCCCGGCGCTGTTCCACACCGGACAGAACGGCATCGGCGCCGGCCTGCCGGGCGGGCGTGGCCTGAAGCTGCGCTACTCCAACCCGTTGCTGCTCGACGATGTCGCAGCCGACTTCCCGCAGCTGACGGTCATCCTCGCGCACCCGTCGGTGCCGTGGCAGGCCGAGGCCATCTCGATGGCGACCCACAAGGCGAACATCTTCATCGACCTGTCCGGCTGGCGGCCGAAGTACTTTCCCAAGGAGCTGGTCCACGCGGCGGGGCGGATGCTGCGCCACAAGGTGCTCTTCGGCAGCGACTACCCGTTGCTGACGCCGGAACGCTGGATCGAGGACTTCGAGCAGCTCGGGCTCGACCCGGCGGTCCTGCCGGGGATCCTCAAGGGCAACGCCGGTAGGGTTCTCGGACTGACCTGA
- a CDS encoding MarR family winged helix-turn-helix transcriptional regulator, giving the protein MTENRPEPPTLLYLIKQVELASRAGLDELTRPAGLTALQYTALTVLERHPGLTAARLARNSFVTAQSMADMVTSLLRRGLIERNRDPQDRRRLVLSLTDDGHRVLADLRPDVAVLEARMLVELPAESADELRELLEACRRGLGSRTTHARSSDSSEWGPEPDHQVS; this is encoded by the coding sequence ATGACCGAGAACCGGCCGGAACCTCCCACGCTGCTCTATCTGATCAAGCAGGTCGAACTCGCGTCCCGCGCCGGCCTGGACGAACTCACCCGGCCCGCCGGGCTGACGGCGTTGCAGTACACCGCCCTGACCGTGCTCGAACGGCATCCCGGGTTGACCGCCGCGCGCCTGGCGAGGAACTCGTTCGTGACGGCCCAGAGCATGGCCGATATGGTCACCAGCCTGTTGCGGCGTGGTCTGATCGAGCGAAATCGCGACCCGCAGGACCGCCGCCGGCTGGTCCTGTCCCTCACCGACGACGGCCACCGCGTCCTGGCCGATCTCCGGCCCGACGTCGCCGTGCTGGAGGCGCGCATGCTGGTAGAACTGCCCGCGGAATCTGCCGACGAGCTGCGGGAGCTGCTGGAGGCATGCCGCCGGGGTCTGGGCTCCCGGACCACCCACGCCCGGTCGTCGGACTCCTCGGAATGGGGTCCAGAACCAGATCATCAGGTTTCTTGA